A stretch of the Planktothricoides raciborskii GIHE-MW2 genome encodes the following:
- a CDS encoding tetratricopeptide repeat protein: MAEATSMRDRYLGLIEKIVETTLKGNIRSKEQVYRMLVRDVTPGTGEIFERCLSERLTTTQEQLNQEIDELKQAKVNRILRALQTIAGEWERWQQENRVTEAIAQTSQQIITAEPGERLGVLLRAIDPNQPQPLTLEQLQELGKNLAAAKINQTETDPEIAQLVEGIQRGLKSWEKLAPDLVSWIYDQGRSPLGFEGTSAQGGPWGVWAKQLDPSWAKTLFQTIANNQSVIDLTRQTSAIQISDLLEVTVILQCLQRGLVTWFDRLIYDAKVGAKLSISTFLTFAVIWSQLANGFNQSSEGRLFSDACFQGTLQILRTFSQQSYFPLYGGIFALFGGEYLRNALSYLDEPLSRVEGTEEKARILTMLGYSLRSFGEYNRAIQLHQEALEIAQKAGDSLCEIANLNHLSRSYLGQKNYEEAINASQRALILARQGGDRLGQANALANLGYSQVFQAREMTQVDADIYETYETAIGYLEQGLQLSTNLADLPADAFTYRQTEALCASSLGIAYVLLDKPQKALPNLVVGFKAAEFSGDLYLQGLNYAYLAQTYWSLNQFEPAMVTGFLGMYMLEQIGSNEWRQPAALLTILQGQSGANAFNDFLQEHRKNFISVIGVDGFDHLGVLLEKYQRSL, translated from the coding sequence ATGGCTGAAGCTACTTCTATGCGCGATCGCTATTTGGGGTTAATTGAGAAGATTGTCGAGACAACCCTGAAGGGAAATATTCGCTCAAAAGAACAGGTTTATCGGATGTTAGTCCGAGACGTGACCCCAGGGACGGGGGAAATTTTTGAACGCTGTCTGAGCGAAAGACTGACAACGACTCAAGAGCAATTGAATCAGGAAATTGATGAGTTGAAGCAAGCGAAAGTGAATCGCATTTTGCGAGCGTTACAAACGATCGCGGGAGAGTGGGAACGTTGGCAGCAAGAAAATCGGGTAACGGAGGCGATCGCCCAAACCAGTCAACAAATTATCACCGCTGAACCAGGAGAGCGTTTAGGGGTTTTGTTGCGAGCGATCGATCCCAACCAACCACAACCTTTAACCCTGGAACAATTACAAGAACTGGGGAAAAATTTGGCCGCTGCTAAGATTAATCAGACGGAAACAGATCCAGAAATTGCCCAACTGGTAGAAGGGATTCAAAGGGGTTTAAAATCCTGGGAAAAATTGGCCCCGGATTTAGTGAGTTGGATTTATGACCAAGGGCGATCGCCACTGGGATTTGAAGGGACTTCAGCACAGGGAGGCCCTTGGGGGGTTTGGGCAAAACAATTAGATCCGTCTTGGGCAAAAACTTTGTTTCAAACGATTGCAAACAATCAATCAGTGATTGATTTGACTCGACAAACATCGGCGATTCAAATCAGTGATTTACTAGAAGTTACTGTGATTTTACAGTGTTTACAGCGGGGTTTAGTCACTTGGTTTGACCGACTAATTTATGATGCCAAAGTGGGGGCTAAGTTATCAATTTCTACGTTTTTAACTTTTGCGGTGATTTGGTCGCAATTGGCGAATGGGTTTAATCAATCTTCAGAAGGACGCTTATTTAGCGATGCTTGTTTTCAAGGGACGTTACAAATTTTGCGGACTTTTTCTCAGCAGTCATATTTTCCTTTATATGGCGGAATTTTTGCGTTGTTTGGGGGCGAATATTTACGCAATGCTTTGTCCTATTTAGATGAGCCATTAAGCCGAGTAGAAGGCACTGAAGAAAAAGCCCGAATTTTGACTATGTTAGGCTATTCCCTGCGCTCGTTTGGTGAATATAACCGGGCGATTCAGTTGCACCAAGAAGCGTTGGAAATTGCCCAAAAAGCCGGGGATTCTCTGTGTGAAATTGCTAATTTAAATCATTTGAGTCGGTCTTATTTAGGGCAGAAAAATTATGAGGAGGCGATTAATGCGAGTCAGCGGGCTTTAATTCTGGCTCGACAAGGAGGCGATCGCTTGGGACAGGCGAATGCTTTGGCCAATCTTGGTTATAGCCAAGTGTTTCAAGCGCGAGAAATGACACAAGTGGATGCGGATATTTATGAAACTTATGAAACGGCGATCGGGTATTTAGAACAAGGGTTACAATTATCTACAAATTTGGCGGATTTACCGGCAGACGCTTTTACTTATCGGCAGACCGAGGCACTTTGTGCCAGTAGTTTAGGCATTGCTTATGTATTATTAGATAAACCCCAAAAGGCGCTGCCAAACTTAGTAGTCGGATTTAAAGCGGCTGAATTTTCAGGAGATTTATATTTACAGGGTTTAAATTACGCTTATTTGGCTCAAACTTATTGGAGTTTGAACCAGTTTGAACCGGCGATGGTGACGGGATTTTTAGGGATGTATATGTTAGAACAAATTGGCTCTAATGAGTGGCGACAACCGGCTGCTTTGCTGACAATTTTACAAGGTCAATCTGGAGCAAATGCTTTTAATGATTTTTTGCAAGAACATCGGAAAAACTTTATTTCGGTGATTGGCGTAGATGGTTTCGATCATCTTGGGGTATTGTTAGAAAAGTATCAGCGATCGCTGTAA
- a CDS encoding L,D-transpeptidase translates to MMRQLKTKSQSLTKRLMLATSSILMFLLSVQQLSQASSPQPVNPIIPIKVSADNAVRLPPLGSLENYIPLHQVEPAPITQSKYLVISLSDRQVHLYENEELKISYPIAIGKEGWETPTGQFNVLQMLANPYWEHPWTGEIVPPGEDNPLGTRWIGFWTDGTNFIGFHGTPNEDLVGQAVSHGCIRMKNDDVVALFEQVEIGTTVIVKNEPIAEK, encoded by the coding sequence ATGATGCGGCAACTCAAAACGAAATCGCAATCGCTTACTAAACGCCTCATGCTGGCGACCTCTAGTATTTTGATGTTTTTGTTGTCGGTCCAGCAACTCTCTCAAGCATCGAGTCCTCAGCCGGTCAATCCCATCATACCGATCAAAGTCTCAGCAGACAACGCAGTCCGACTACCTCCCCTAGGCAGTTTAGAAAACTATATTCCTCTGCATCAAGTTGAACCAGCACCGATTACTCAGAGCAAATATTTGGTCATTTCTTTAAGCGATCGCCAAGTTCATCTCTATGAAAATGAAGAATTAAAAATCAGTTATCCAATTGCGATCGGTAAAGAAGGCTGGGAAACCCCCACAGGTCAATTTAATGTTTTACAAATGCTGGCAAATCCTTATTGGGAACATCCCTGGACGGGAGAAATTGTGCCCCCCGGAGAAGATAATCCCTTGGGAACTCGTTGGATAGGTTTTTGGACTGATGGCACCAATTTTATTGGCTTTCATGGCACCCCCAATGAAGACCTAGTTGGGCAAGCTGTATCCCACGGCTGTATCCGCATGAAAAATGACGATGTAGTGGCCTTATTTGAACAAGTCGAAATCGGCACTACTGTGATTGTGAAAAATGAGCCAATAGCAGAAAAATAA
- a CDS encoding caspase family protein — MKHHAGIIIGINHYQFLQPLSFAQQDAQELHRFLVEEGGFSSDLCVEMTETSPNLVDRSTYPTKANLGWIIDHVCRHQLQPGDVLWFFFSGYGVTWEGEDYLMLIDGNPNDIRETGYGMRSLLETLKKSGAEVFVLLDVNRAPGCVNGEGMGQRTIELAKELQIPTVLSCQIDQFSRETAALKLGFFTRALLDALQTGSKTLESLEQYLTNYLPQLSEQNFRPRQNPLWVVYPPGKLAQAVLPAEIPAEIPAEIPAEIPAEIPAEIPAEIPFVEAFNPEMSADMSEAIAPNQPSQPDETRETEAQIPDSQTSEAISEVILEAASEPALEPTLEPALEPASEAETRDETTTREAKNEIVSSPSTSDTVPRGKKSQSLWDDESKLWLPMVVVGVVIILAAGIGLAKLNQYLDEKDPQTAPSGNNTTEPANQLVSEASGSGGSAATQPTPGKIEATGAAIATEQSDSESETSLVANGVNLTPSVTEVKQPDNNRMVAISNAQASTFLAAIQQARQIRPSDPNYSQAQDQIKGWSQVILEIAKVRAVKGNFAEAIAAVKMVPNDASDVYAQAQELQGYLTEQLALKNNYQKLLDQADNSVRLGDASSYVQAIASLRQIKAGQPLYSESRARIEWWSQRIWEIASDRARNGQINLAIQTARLVPEDSAVYPEVQKAVEQWQQ, encoded by the coding sequence ATGAAACATCACGCAGGGATAATTATTGGGATTAATCATTATCAATTTTTACAACCTTTAAGTTTTGCACAACAAGATGCCCAGGAATTACATCGATTTTTGGTTGAGGAGGGGGGTTTTTCGTCGGATTTATGTGTAGAAATGACGGAAACTTCACCAAATTTGGTCGATCGCTCCACCTATCCCACGAAAGCGAATCTTGGTTGGATCATCGATCATGTTTGTCGGCATCAGTTGCAACCCGGTGATGTGTTGTGGTTTTTTTTCAGTGGTTATGGTGTGACCTGGGAAGGTGAAGACTATTTAATGCTGATCGATGGCAATCCCAATGATATTCGAGAGACTGGGTATGGGATGCGATCGCTTTTAGAAACGTTAAAAAAATCCGGGGCAGAAGTGTTTGTGCTTTTGGATGTTAACCGGGCTCCGGGCTGTGTGAATGGGGAAGGAATGGGTCAACGAACTATTGAGTTAGCCAAGGAGTTGCAAATTCCCACGGTGCTTTCTTGTCAAATTGACCAATTTTCCCGCGAAACCGCTGCTTTGAAATTGGGATTTTTTACTAGAGCTCTTTTGGATGCATTGCAAACCGGATCTAAGACTCTGGAAAGTTTAGAACAGTATTTAACTAATTATCTTCCTCAATTAAGTGAACAAAATTTTCGACCGCGACAAAATCCTTTATGGGTGGTGTATCCGCCAGGGAAGTTAGCCCAAGCGGTTTTGCCGGCAGAAATTCCGGCAGAAATTCCGGCAGAAATTCCGGCAGAAATTCCGGCAGAAATACCGGCAGAAATACCGGCAGAAATTCCTTTTGTTGAAGCATTTAACCCAGAGATGTCAGCAGATATGTCAGAGGCGATCGCCCCCAATCAACCGAGTCAACCCGATGAAACCCGTGAAACCGAGGCGCAAATACCAGACAGTCAAACCTCAGAAGCAATCTCAGAAGTAATCTTAGAAGCAGCTTCAGAACCAGCCTTAGAACCAACCTTAGAACCAGCCTTAGAACCAGCCTCAGAAGCAGAAACAAGAGACGAAACAACCACGCGGGAAGCCAAGAATGAAATAGTCAGTTCCCCAAGCACTTCTGATACGGTTCCCCGTGGGAAGAAGTCACAGAGTCTTTGGGATGATGAAAGCAAATTATGGCTGCCGATGGTGGTTGTGGGGGTGGTGATTATTTTGGCGGCGGGAATTGGTTTAGCCAAGTTGAATCAATATTTGGACGAAAAAGACCCCCAAACGGCTCCGTCTGGGAACAATACCACGGAACCCGCGAATCAGTTAGTGTCGGAGGCGTCTGGATCGGGGGGTTCTGCCGCGACTCAGCCTACACCAGGAAAGATCGAGGCAACAGGGGCGGCAATAGCCACCGAACAGAGTGATAGTGAGAGTGAGACATCGCTGGTGGCAAATGGGGTAAACTTGACGCCATCGGTGACTGAGGTGAAACAGCCAGATAATAATCGGATGGTGGCGATTTCTAATGCTCAAGCCTCAACATTTTTGGCCGCTATTCAGCAAGCGCGGCAAATTCGTCCCAGCGATCCGAACTATTCACAAGCACAAGATCAAATTAAGGGTTGGAGTCAGGTGATTTTAGAGATTGCTAAAGTGCGGGCAGTTAAGGGGAATTTTGCGGAGGCGATCGCCGCTGTGAAAATGGTTCCCAATGATGCCTCGGATGTTTATGCCCAAGCCCAAGAATTGCAGGGTTATTTGACTGAGCAATTAGCTTTGAAAAATAATTATCAAAAACTGTTGGATCAAGCGGATAATAGTGTCAGGTTAGGAGATGCGTCTTCTTACGTTCAGGCGATCGCCAGTCTTCGTCAAATCAAAGCAGGACAACCCCTTTACTCTGAATCTCGGGCGCGGATTGAATGGTGGAGTCAGCGGATTTGGGAAATTGCCAGCGATCGCGCTCGTAATGGACAAATCAATTTAGCCATTCAAACTGCACGTTTAGTCCCTGAAGATAGCGCAGTTTATCCTGAAGTACAAAAAGCGGTGGAACAGTGGCAGCAGTAA
- a CDS encoding agmatine deiminase family protein yields MTTPNHQISEKLTGNHWHQPAEWERHDACWLAWPSHEKEWLNDLEPAQQEFINLCCAIAGQPVEQKNLIFYPATMQNNYQSERLEILVLNEAVKNTAEKALKGINAKLHLMPFGDIWLRDIAPIFVKTKQKKLAALRFNFNGWGGKYIMQGDDGVARNIIEELNFPEMYFPIYLEGGAIEVDGQGTCLTTRQCLLNENRNPGVSQEEIETTLESAFGVSKVLWLNQGLLNDHTDGHIDTIARFVAPGVVLCMQAVDPDDPNRDVLEEIAKDLASFTDAKERSLVVHRIPSPGKILNRYGEIMPASYLNFYISNTTVIVPIYGSPHDRKAVQLIAEYFPTRHTIGLSAKAILTGGGAFHCITQQQPAVRN; encoded by the coding sequence TTGACTACCCCAAACCATCAAATCAGTGAAAAATTAACAGGAAATCATTGGCATCAACCGGCGGAATGGGAACGCCATGATGCTTGTTGGTTGGCATGGCCAAGTCACGAAAAAGAATGGCTTAATGATTTGGAACCAGCGCAACAGGAATTTATCAATTTATGTTGTGCGATCGCTGGTCAACCTGTTGAACAGAAAAATCTGATTTTTTATCCCGCGACCATGCAAAACAATTACCAAAGTGAACGATTAGAAATTCTGGTCTTGAATGAAGCGGTGAAAAATACCGCCGAAAAAGCCTTAAAAGGAATTAACGCCAAATTACATCTGATGCCATTTGGGGATATTTGGCTGCGGGATATTGCCCCAATTTTTGTCAAAACTAAGCAAAAAAAATTAGCCGCTTTACGGTTTAATTTTAATGGCTGGGGTGGCAAATATATTATGCAGGGAGATGATGGAGTTGCCCGCAATATTATCGAAGAGTTAAATTTCCCCGAAATGTATTTTCCTATTTACTTGGAAGGAGGGGCGATCGAAGTAGATGGTCAAGGCACTTGTTTAACCACTCGACAATGTTTACTGAACGAAAATCGGAATCCGGGGGTGAGTCAAGAGGAGATAGAAACCACCTTAGAATCCGCTTTTGGAGTTAGCAAAGTTCTCTGGTTAAATCAAGGGTTACTTAACGATCATACCGACGGACATATTGACACCATTGCTCGATTTGTCGCCCCTGGGGTGGTGCTTTGTATGCAGGCAGTTGATCCGGACGATCCTAACCGAGATGTGCTGGAAGAAATTGCCAAAGATTTAGCCAGTTTTACCGATGCCAAAGAACGGTCTTTAGTGGTACACCGGATTCCTTCTCCTGGGAAAATTTTGAACAGATACGGGGAAATTATGCCCGCCAGCTATCTGAATTTTTACATTAGCAATACTACGGTAATTGTGCCGATTTACGGTTCTCCCCATGATCGCAAAGCTGTTCAATTAATTGCGGAATATTTCCCCACTCGTCATACAATTGGACTCTCTGCCAAAGCAATTTTAACCGGGGGCGGTGCGTTTCATTGTATTACCCAACAACAGCCCGCTGTGAGGAATTAA
- a CDS encoding Crp/Fnr family transcriptional regulator — MTPSLTTLIPHTHLNREERRLHFYAKGENIPTGSQGVWRVCQGIVQLSTLYPNGEEGLLGWVGSGMCFSLWLTSLETYQAKALSDVYLIWYSIGEIENSPTLAKEILPQLTRRLRQVEGMLAIAGYRRVEERLRQLLLLLQQEIGQNVAEGTRIIVRLTHQDIANAINTSRVTVTRLLGQFKKKGVISFDSQRHLIIRHGKLSLCIPSSDFDPFQSNAS, encoded by the coding sequence ATGACTCCTAGTTTAACCACACTAATCCCTCACACTCATTTGAATCGTGAAGAACGCCGATTACATTTTTATGCCAAAGGCGAAAATATTCCCACCGGATCTCAAGGAGTTTGGCGCGTTTGTCAGGGAATTGTACAATTAAGTACCTTGTATCCCAATGGGGAAGAAGGTTTGCTAGGGTGGGTCGGTTCTGGGATGTGTTTTAGTCTCTGGTTAACGAGTTTGGAGACTTATCAAGCTAAAGCTCTCTCCGATGTTTATTTAATCTGGTATTCTATCGGGGAAATTGAAAATTCGCCTACTTTGGCCAAAGAAATATTGCCCCAGTTGACCCGAAGACTCCGACAAGTAGAAGGAATGTTGGCGATCGCGGGATACCGAAGAGTCGAAGAACGTTTGCGGCAACTTTTATTATTATTGCAGCAAGAAATCGGCCAAAATGTTGCCGAAGGGACTCGGATAATTGTGCGTTTAACCCATCAAGATATTGCCAACGCGATTAACACCAGTCGCGTCACCGTCACCCGACTTTTGGGACAATTCAAGAAAAAAGGTGTGATTAGTTTTGACAGTCAACGTCATCTGATTATTCGACATGGAAAGTTAAGCCTTTGTATCCCATCTTCTGATTTTGACCCATTCCAATCCAATGCGAGTTAA
- a CDS encoding CHAD domain-containing protein, translated as MKNVTQNNAKTLGDWAYLAIEKHFYKTIKYENDVLKDQDPENLHQMRVGMRRLRSAATGFAPALELPKPAQEKKIGQIARTLGELRDLDVLMAALTDQYAPISPKKERATLEAALTTLAKHRSTIFKKIKKTLKSDRYFHFKESLNQWLKEPTYKPLAVMDIYDVLPDLLLPEVNRFFLQAGWMVGATVTPGDGGFHIELDQEKVEQALTAEGRNLHNLRKQAKRVRYQMSLFTEFYDPDYQAYLADMKMIQDILGYIQDTEVLGATLTNVLGEKFDLVLPNLAAQLAATRYQLWQDWAPLRDRYLQPETRQGFRLTLLHPNSAIANHRQSHTAVENTTPEESLEGKTENGDESDRPSDTSD; from the coding sequence ATGAAAAACGTCACCCAAAACAACGCAAAAACATTAGGAGACTGGGCTTATTTAGCCATTGAAAAACATTTTTACAAAACCATCAAATATGAAAACGATGTCCTTAAAGACCAAGATCCAGAAAATTTGCATCAAATGCGTGTGGGAATGCGCCGTTTGCGTTCCGCTGCCACCGGGTTTGCCCCAGCTTTAGAATTGCCAAAACCGGCTCAAGAAAAAAAGATTGGTCAAATTGCCCGAACTTTAGGAGAACTGAGAGACCTGGATGTGCTGATGGCAGCATTAACCGACCAATATGCACCCATATCGCCGAAAAAAGAACGCGCCACCCTTGAGGCGGCTTTGACAACTTTGGCAAAACATCGTAGTACCATCTTTAAAAAAATCAAGAAAACCCTAAAAAGCGATCGCTATTTTCACTTTAAAGAAAGCTTAAACCAGTGGTTGAAAGAACCCACATATAAACCCCTGGCAGTGATGGATATTTATGATGTTTTGCCGGATTTACTCTTACCAGAAGTGAATCGGTTTTTCTTACAAGCCGGTTGGATGGTGGGAGCAACGGTGACTCCAGGAGACGGAGGTTTTCATATAGAACTCGATCAGGAAAAAGTCGAACAAGCGTTAACCGCTGAAGGCAGAAATCTGCATAATTTACGCAAGCAAGCGAAACGGGTTCGCTACCAAATGAGCCTATTTACGGAATTTTACGATCCAGATTATCAGGCATATTTGGCAGATATGAAAATGATCCAAGATATTTTGGGATATATCCAAGATACGGAAGTTTTAGGGGCAACTTTGACCAATGTGTTAGGAGAAAAATTTGACCTGGTTCTGCCAAATTTAGCGGCACAATTGGCTGCTACTCGTTATCAGTTATGGCAAGATTGGGCACCGTTGCGCGATCGCTATCTTCAGCCGGAAACTCGTCAAGGATTTCGGCTAACTTTGCTTCATCCTAACTCAGCGATCGCTAACCATCGACAGAGTCATACTGCTGTCGAAAATACGACCCCAGAGGAATCTCTGGAAGGCAAAACAGAGAATGGGGATGAAAGCGATCGCCCATCAGACACCTCCGATTAA